One Synechococcus sp. PROS-9-1 DNA window includes the following coding sequences:
- a CDS encoding photosystem II reaction center protein T, whose product MESFAYILILGLAIATLFFAIAFRDPPKIGK is encoded by the coding sequence ATGGAAAGCTTCGCTTACATCCTCATTCTCGGCCTGGCGATTGCCACCTTGTTCTTCGCGATCGCATTTCGCGATCCACCGAAGATCGGTAAGTAG
- the psbB gene encoding photosystem II chlorophyll-binding protein CP47 has translation MGLPWYRVHTVVINDPGRLLAVHLMHTALVAGWAGSMALYELAIFDPSDPVLNPMWRQGMFVMPFMSRLGVTGSWGGWSITGETGVDPGFWSFEGVAAAHIVFSGLLMLAAIWHWTYWDLEIWQDPRTGEPALDLPKIFGIHLLLAGLGCFGFGAFHLTGVFGPGMWISDPYALTGHLEAVQPSWGPEGFNPFNPGGIVAHHIAAGIVGIIAGIFHITTRPPERLYKALRMGNIETVLASAIAAVFFAAFIVAGTMWYGAAATPVELFGPTRYQWDQSYFKTEINRRVQTALDEGASIDEAYAAVPEKLAFYDYVGNSPAKGGLFRVGPMVNGDGLATGWIGHPVFTDKEGRELQVRRLPNFFENFPVVLEDNDGIVRADIPFRRAEAKYSFEQRGVTATVYGGSLDGKVFTDPADVKRLARKAQLGEGFDFDRETYNSDGTFRSSPRGWFTFGHATFALLFFFGHIWHGARTLYRDVFAGIDPDLGEQVEFGLFQKLGDKSTRRLPEGYVPPTGSTPLS, from the coding sequence ATGGGATTGCCCTGGTATCGGGTGCACACCGTCGTTATTAACGACCCAGGCCGACTCTTGGCCGTGCACCTCATGCACACTGCCCTCGTTGCCGGCTGGGCCGGCTCGATGGCCCTCTACGAACTCGCAATTTTTGATCCATCGGATCCAGTCCTGAACCCCATGTGGCGTCAGGGCATGTTTGTCATGCCCTTCATGTCGCGTCTGGGCGTCACCGGAAGCTGGGGAGGCTGGAGCATTACAGGAGAAACGGGAGTCGATCCTGGCTTCTGGAGCTTCGAAGGCGTCGCAGCAGCTCATATCGTCTTCAGCGGCCTATTGATGCTCGCTGCGATTTGGCACTGGACGTATTGGGATCTTGAAATTTGGCAAGACCCCCGTACGGGCGAACCAGCTCTTGACCTCCCGAAAATTTTCGGCATCCACCTCCTGCTTGCAGGATTGGGCTGTTTTGGATTTGGTGCCTTTCACCTCACAGGTGTCTTCGGACCTGGCATGTGGATCTCTGATCCGTATGCATTAACAGGTCATCTAGAAGCGGTTCAACCGTCGTGGGGACCGGAAGGCTTCAACCCCTTCAATCCAGGAGGAATTGTTGCTCACCACATTGCCGCAGGCATCGTGGGCATCATTGCCGGCATTTTCCACATCACAACTCGACCACCGGAGCGTCTTTATAAGGCCTTGCGGATGGGAAACATCGAGACTGTTTTGGCTAGCGCCATCGCAGCTGTGTTCTTCGCTGCATTCATTGTCGCTGGAACCATGTGGTACGGCGCCGCTGCAACCCCGGTTGAGCTCTTTGGCCCCACTCGTTATCAGTGGGATCAGAGCTACTTCAAGACAGAAATCAATCGCCGCGTTCAGACGGCTCTTGATGAAGGAGCCTCCATTGATGAGGCCTACGCTGCCGTCCCCGAAAAACTCGCCTTCTATGACTACGTAGGGAATAGTCCCGCCAAAGGCGGCCTATTCCGTGTTGGTCCGATGGTGAATGGAGATGGTCTCGCGACTGGATGGATTGGTCACCCTGTCTTCACCGACAAGGAAGGTCGTGAACTTCAAGTACGTCGTCTTCCCAACTTCTTCGAGAACTTCCCCGTTGTTCTTGAAGACAATGACGGCATCGTTCGCGCTGACATTCCCTTCCGTCGTGCCGAAGCCAAGTACTCCTTTGAACAGAGAGGCGTTACAGCAACCGTTTATGGCGGTTCTCTCGATGGCAAGGTCTTCACTGATCCTGCTGATGTGAAGCGCCTGGCCCGTAAGGCCCAACTCGGAGAAGGATTCGATTTCGATCGCGAAACCTACAACTCGGACGGAACGTTCCGTAGTTCACCTCGCGGCTGGTTCACCTTCGGCCACGCAACCTTCGCTCTGCTCTTCTTCTTCGGTCACATCTGGCACGGTGCACGCACCCTCTACCGCGACGTGTTCGCAGGAATTGATCCAGATCTTGGTGAACAGGTTGAATTCGGCCTCTTCCAAAAACTCGGCGACAAATCAACACGTCGCCTACCCGAGGGATATGTTCCTCCCACGGGATCCACACCCCTCAGTTGA
- a CDS encoding 2Fe-2S iron-sulfur cluster-binding protein, with protein MPVIRFLREGRDVECYPGENLRDVALRENIELYGLKGQLGNCGGCGQCITCFVDVVGSDADAPLTARTVVEDNKLRRRPESWRLACQALVEQSVIVLTRPQVRLAELDKKKAAARAEALPAGPTSWPVDESADEAEEGSEQKTETDSPATPSDEG; from the coding sequence ATGCCAGTCATTCGTTTTCTGCGTGAGGGACGTGATGTGGAGTGTTATCCAGGAGAAAATCTGCGCGACGTCGCTCTGCGCGAAAACATCGAGCTCTATGGCTTGAAGGGGCAACTGGGGAATTGTGGTGGATGCGGTCAGTGCATCACCTGTTTTGTCGATGTTGTGGGATCCGACGCCGACGCTCCCTTAACGGCTCGAACCGTTGTTGAGGACAACAAGCTCAGGCGACGTCCTGAGTCCTGGAGATTGGCTTGTCAGGCTCTTGTGGAGCAATCCGTGATCGTGCTCACCCGCCCGCAAGTTCGCTTGGCTGAACTCGATAAGAAAAAGGCAGCGGCACGCGCTGAAGCGCTGCCAGCCGGGCCAACGTCATGGCCGGTTGACGAGAGCGCTGACGAGGCTGAAGAGGGGTCTGAACAGAAGACTGAAACCGATTCGCCTGCTACGCCCAGTGACGAGGGGTGA
- the psbM gene encoding photosystem II reaction center protein PsbM: METNDLGFVASLMFVLVPTVFLIVLFIQTNSREGSS; this comes from the coding sequence ATGGAAACCAACGATCTCGGCTTCGTTGCCAGCCTCATGTTCGTCCTGGTTCCGACGGTGTTTCTGATCGTCTTGTTCATCCAGACCAACAGCCGAGAAGGGTCCTCCTGA
- a CDS encoding universal stress protein, whose amino-acid sequence MFKNLLIADSGKGHVGEMVRMLRDLPGFRTARINLLHVVSEQGKVNSEDHWTTAGSLLSKAVTQLGLDPSDVNSIIRQGDAKQTVLKVAEEINADLIVMGSRGLGRLQSILSNSTSQYVFQLSTRPMLLVRDDLYVRHVNRLMVTIDGTGVGDDALRIACEMVRDIPGGQLTGVHIARQDLSASRGGDSKADGLLTAAVQRARSMGVDLKPMHVANQDIGRGVCEAAEEIGADLVVIASQDRRPLVARGLVDLDKLLGGSISDYIRVHAPAPVLLVREPERN is encoded by the coding sequence GTGTTCAAGAATCTTCTGATTGCTGATTCCGGCAAAGGGCATGTCGGAGAAATGGTGCGGATGCTCCGTGACCTTCCAGGGTTCAGAACGGCTCGTATCAACCTGCTGCACGTGGTTTCTGAGCAAGGCAAGGTCAACTCAGAAGATCATTGGACAACAGCAGGAAGCCTGCTGTCCAAGGCGGTGACTCAATTAGGGCTTGACCCGAGTGACGTGAATTCGATCATCCGCCAGGGGGATGCCAAACAAACCGTTCTCAAGGTGGCTGAAGAAATCAATGCCGACTTGATCGTGATGGGATCCAGAGGCCTTGGTCGACTCCAGTCCATCCTGTCCAACAGCACCAGCCAATACGTGTTTCAGCTGTCAACACGTCCGATGTTGCTGGTCCGTGACGACCTCTACGTTCGCCACGTGAATCGCCTCATGGTGACCATTGACGGAACGGGGGTTGGCGATGATGCACTCCGGATTGCCTGCGAAATGGTTCGCGACATCCCCGGCGGACAGCTCACGGGTGTTCACATCGCAAGGCAAGACCTATCGGCCTCCCGTGGTGGCGACAGCAAAGCCGATGGTTTGCTGACTGCCGCAGTCCAACGTGCTCGGAGCATGGGCGTTGACCTCAAACCCATGCATGTGGCGAATCAGGACATCGGCCGAGGGGTTTGCGAAGCAGCCGAAGAGATTGGCGCCGACCTCGTTGTGATCGCGTCACAGGACAGGCGCCCCCTTGTGGCAAGAGGTCTCGTGGATTTGGACAAGCTCCTTGGCGGCTCGATCAGCGATTACATCCGAGTCCACGCGCCTGCGCCGGTTCTTCTGGTCCGTGAGCCAGAACGCAATTGA
- a CDS encoding acyl-CoA thioesterase, translating to MVTESVTRLPWQLNKRVLPQHTDHGGVMWHGAYVGWLEEARVEALAAVGLPYQLMALEGLEMPVVRLEMSYKRALMHGDQVVLQSHALAPDGPRWRWQTHLLRADGDCAFKAHVELVLVRLNGDRRQVLRRPPASVATALELLTQGPPQ from the coding sequence ATGGTGACTGAGAGCGTTACGCGTCTTCCTTGGCAATTGAACAAGCGTGTGCTGCCACAGCACACCGATCACGGCGGTGTGATGTGGCACGGCGCCTATGTCGGTTGGTTGGAAGAGGCTCGTGTGGAAGCACTCGCGGCGGTAGGGCTGCCCTACCAACTGATGGCTCTTGAAGGGTTGGAAATGCCAGTGGTGCGCTTGGAAATGTCTTACAAGCGAGCCCTCATGCATGGCGACCAGGTTGTGCTTCAAAGCCATGCGCTTGCGCCAGACGGTCCGCGCTGGCGCTGGCAGACGCACCTGTTAAGAGCCGATGGTGATTGCGCCTTCAAGGCGCATGTGGAGTTGGTTTTGGTCCGTCTCAACGGAGATAGGCGCCAGGTTTTGCGCCGCCCTCCAGCGTCTGTTGCAACAGCGCTTGAGCTGTTGACCCAAGGGCCGCCCCAATAA
- a CDS encoding DNA-processing protein DprA, which translates to MLGERGWWWLWISCPGLGFARIRALRAVAQAHQVTLADLWSWPLLRLQAALRWPDSLMARVESYRLRKGMSPSLLVPDNALFPLDQDWPISFDLLKRPPLAVHWSGRKQCWPALSAQKAVAVVGTRRPSDHGCRMARALGECLARAGWPVVSGLAEGIDAASHHGCLAAGGLPVGVLGTPLDRVYPPEHEALQAQVESAGLLLSEWPCGARVQRSNFALRNRLLVSVSCALVVVECPETSGSLLSAQIARTQNCPVWVVPGDALRWSCKGSNGLLQEGATPLLSPESLLDVLGPGPLAAARTASMPLERSRSSSERNPSLLRCVDQGLTLEQLSAALSCSPTQVAHELLQLELEGVIEPKPGLRWRSV; encoded by the coding sequence CTGTTGGGAGAGCGTGGCTGGTGGTGGCTGTGGATCTCATGCCCAGGACTGGGTTTTGCCAGGATTCGGGCTCTGAGGGCTGTTGCTCAAGCCCATCAGGTGACCTTGGCTGATCTGTGGTCATGGCCCCTATTGCGTTTGCAAGCAGCCCTGCGCTGGCCCGACTCCTTGATGGCGCGTGTCGAGTCTTATCGGCTGCGCAAAGGGATGTCGCCCAGTCTTTTGGTTCCAGACAATGCTCTGTTTCCCCTGGATCAGGACTGGCCGATCTCATTCGATTTGTTGAAGCGTCCTCCACTTGCTGTGCACTGGTCTGGGCGCAAGCAGTGCTGGCCTGCCTTATCAGCTCAAAAGGCTGTCGCGGTGGTGGGAACGCGCCGACCATCGGATCATGGCTGTCGGATGGCCCGTGCGCTTGGTGAGTGCCTCGCGCGAGCTGGTTGGCCCGTAGTGAGTGGTCTTGCAGAAGGAATAGATGCCGCCTCTCACCATGGTTGTCTTGCAGCTGGTGGCCTTCCGGTTGGCGTGTTGGGCACGCCTTTGGACCGTGTGTATCCGCCTGAGCATGAGGCCCTGCAGGCCCAAGTTGAGTCTGCTGGCTTGTTGTTGAGCGAATGGCCTTGTGGTGCTCGGGTGCAGCGATCCAACTTTGCGTTGCGGAATCGCCTATTGGTGAGTGTGTCTTGTGCCCTGGTGGTGGTTGAGTGCCCTGAGACAAGCGGCTCACTGCTATCAGCCCAGATCGCGCGCACTCAGAATTGTCCTGTTTGGGTGGTTCCAGGGGATGCGCTGCGTTGGTCTTGTAAAGGCAGCAATGGTTTGTTGCAGGAGGGGGCAACACCTTTGCTATCACCTGAGTCGTTGCTTGATGTCCTTGGACCAGGACCGCTTGCGGCCGCGAGGACTGCGTCGATGCCATTGGAACGATCCCGGTCTTCATCCGAGCGGAATCCATCGCTATTGCGTTGCGTTGATCAAGGGCTCACCCTGGAGCAGCTATCTGCAGCACTGAGCTGCAGTCCAACTCAGGTGGCGCATGAGTTGTTGCAGCTTGAGCTTGAGGGTGTCATCGAGCCCAAGCCTGGTTTGCGTTGGCGCTCCGTTTAA
- the prmC gene encoding peptide chain release factor N(5)-glutamine methyltransferase, protein MGVIRCKGTDLLVWRRELIRQGGRAVDLDWLLSMAADCSWGDLQKLRICPDVEIELSSSLHQLTDLWTQHCDQHIPLQHLVGLCPWRDLELEVSADALIPRQETELLIDFALQCLQEDAPEVEGIWADLGTGSGALAVALARVLPHWQGHAVDSSRNALALAERNLIALAGDSSCQLHLGSWWEPLKPWWGQLDLVLSNPPYIPTAVMDELEPVVKDHEPHLALCGGGDGLDCCRQIIRDACRALAPGGWILLEHHHDQSAMVLELLTDAGLERPEARYDLQGIPRFALAQRACQSIAPDQQTEER, encoded by the coding sequence ATGGGCGTTATCCGCTGCAAGGGAACAGATCTACTGGTGTGGAGGCGTGAGCTGATCCGACAGGGAGGACGTGCTGTGGATTTGGATTGGCTGCTTTCGATGGCCGCAGATTGTTCTTGGGGTGATCTTCAAAAACTACGAATTTGCCCAGACGTAGAGATCGAGCTGAGTTCCTCGTTGCACCAGCTCACGGATCTTTGGACCCAGCATTGCGATCAGCACATTCCCCTTCAGCACTTGGTTGGGCTTTGTCCATGGCGAGATCTTGAGCTGGAGGTGTCGGCCGACGCCTTGATCCCCCGTCAAGAAACCGAGCTGCTCATCGACTTCGCTTTGCAGTGTTTGCAAGAGGATGCACCCGAGGTGGAAGGGATCTGGGCCGACTTGGGAACGGGCTCTGGAGCTTTGGCCGTGGCGCTTGCCCGTGTTCTCCCTCACTGGCAGGGCCATGCCGTGGACTCCAGTAGAAACGCGCTTGCTCTTGCTGAACGCAATCTGATCGCCCTCGCTGGAGACAGTAGTTGTCAACTCCATCTCGGCAGTTGGTGGGAACCTCTCAAACCATGGTGGGGGCAGTTGGACCTTGTGCTGAGTAACCCGCCTTACATCCCAACGGCTGTGATGGATGAGCTCGAGCCCGTCGTTAAAGACCATGAGCCTCATCTGGCTCTGTGTGGTGGTGGTGATGGACTCGACTGTTGCAGGCAGATCATCCGAGATGCTTGCAGAGCACTAGCGCCAGGCGGCTGGATCCTCTTGGAGCACCACCATGACCAGAGTGCGATGGTGCTGGAGTTGCTCACTGATGCAGGACTCGAACGGCCAGAAGCCCGTTATGACCTTCAGGGCATTCCCCGCTTTGCTCTTGCTCAGCGAGCGTGCCAATCCATAGCCCCCGATCAGCAGACGGAGGAGCGATGA
- a CDS encoding Sua5/YciO/YrdC/YwlC family protein: MTTNPLNLLDRDGIEAHLRAGGAALLPTDTLPALAALPEQAAQLWRLKKRPQDKPLILMGADLDGLLCHISPAARADASALAQLHWPGALTLVLPAFGPCAEALNPGVATLGLRIPACKPMLDLLRCSGPLATTSANASGEPASRTEMEAAGAFPDLPLLAPLPWPAPSCQASSVIAWRGLEGWHWLRRGAVMPAGVVSLPECSG; this comes from the coding sequence ATGACGACCAATCCGCTCAATCTGTTGGATCGCGATGGCATCGAAGCGCATTTGCGTGCTGGGGGCGCCGCCCTACTCCCAACAGACACCCTTCCGGCATTGGCTGCGCTGCCAGAGCAGGCGGCTCAACTTTGGCGCTTGAAAAAACGGCCCCAGGACAAGCCGTTAATTCTGATGGGTGCAGACCTTGATGGGTTGTTATGCCATATCTCCCCAGCTGCTCGAGCTGATGCCAGCGCCCTGGCGCAACTGCACTGGCCAGGGGCCCTCACCCTGGTTTTACCAGCCTTTGGCCCTTGTGCAGAGGCCCTCAACCCTGGAGTGGCAACCCTTGGTTTGCGCATCCCAGCTTGCAAGCCCATGTTGGATCTTCTGCGTTGCAGCGGTCCGCTTGCCACGACTAGTGCCAATGCCTCGGGAGAACCCGCCAGTCGAACCGAAATGGAGGCGGCAGGTGCATTTCCGGACTTGCCTTTGCTTGCACCCCTCCCTTGGCCTGCTCCGTCCTGTCAAGCGAGCTCGGTGATTGCTTGGCGAGGACTTGAAGGCTGGCATTGGCTTCGCAGAGGCGCTGTGATGCCAGCAGGTGTGGTGAGCCTTCCCGAATGCTCTGGTTGA
- a CDS encoding response regulator transcription factor produces MVLEAFPDLMAEQGFTPAETTVVKLLLEGLSNRAIASRLVVSIRTVESHISNALDKSGCRSRLELSMWWLRTHSESTRTCSVKVPSMPA; encoded by the coding sequence ATGGTTCTGGAAGCATTTCCAGACCTCATGGCTGAGCAAGGCTTCACTCCCGCAGAAACCACCGTGGTCAAACTCCTCCTGGAGGGGCTTAGTAATCGAGCCATTGCTTCCAGGCTGGTGGTAAGCATCCGCACGGTTGAAAGTCACATCAGCAACGCTCTCGATAAAAGTGGTTGCCGCTCGAGACTTGAACTTTCAATGTGGTGGCTCCGCACCCATTCAGAGTCCACGAGAACGTGCAGCGTTAAAGTCCCTTCAATGCCGGCTTAG
- the minE gene encoding cell division topological specificity factor MinE, producing MTLRDLVDKLLGRQPASASTARDRLQLVLAHDRSDLSPELLDQMRREIFEVVAKYVDIDLEEGDVSLETEDRVTALVANLPFRRPVASTSPKSD from the coding sequence ATGACTCTCCGTGACCTCGTCGACAAATTGCTTGGGCGCCAACCAGCGAGCGCCAGTACCGCCAGAGACAGGCTTCAACTCGTTCTGGCCCATGACCGCAGTGACCTAAGCCCTGAGCTTCTCGACCAAATGCGTCGTGAAATTTTTGAAGTGGTGGCTAAGTACGTTGACATCGACCTGGAGGAAGGTGATGTGAGCCTGGAAACCGAGGATCGTGTGACGGCCCTTGTTGCCAACTTGCCGTTTCGTCGACCGGTTGCATCAACCAGTCCCAAATCTGACTAA
- the minD gene encoding septum site-determining protein MinD — protein MTSNSRTILICSGKGGVGKTTLTANLGIALAQRGSSTVVLDADFGLRNLDLLLGLENRIVYTAQEVLAETCRLDQALVKHKQVPNLALLPAGNPRMLEWLKPEDMQAIASMLEKRFDYVLIDCPAGIEDGFKNAVAAAREAIVITTPEVSAVRDADRVIGLLNTHGVTPVQLVLNRVRPKMMANQEMLAVDDVTDILALPLLGLVLEDEQVIVSTNRGEPLTLNGTKSPAAKAYSNIAGRLQGEEIPLVDPSKERSGLRATVRRLMQTKIF, from the coding sequence GGGGATTGCCCTTGCCCAGCGCGGGTCTAGCACCGTTGTTCTGGATGCCGACTTCGGTTTGCGCAACCTCGATCTGTTGCTTGGACTCGAAAATCGGATTGTCTATACAGCCCAAGAGGTTTTGGCGGAGACCTGCCGCTTGGATCAAGCCCTTGTGAAGCACAAACAAGTGCCCAATTTGGCGCTGCTGCCGGCTGGCAACCCGCGGATGCTCGAGTGGCTCAAACCAGAAGACATGCAGGCCATTGCCTCCATGCTTGAAAAAAGATTCGATTACGTGTTGATCGACTGCCCTGCGGGCATTGAAGACGGCTTCAAAAACGCCGTCGCCGCAGCGCGTGAAGCCATCGTGATCACCACTCCTGAAGTGTCGGCTGTGCGTGATGCGGATCGCGTGATCGGATTGCTCAACACCCACGGAGTGACCCCAGTCCAGCTCGTTCTCAATCGGGTCAGGCCCAAAATGATGGCCAATCAAGAGATGCTGGCTGTGGATGACGTCACAGACATCCTGGCCCTCCCCTTGCTCGGATTAGTCCTGGAAGATGAGCAGGTGATCGTGAGCACCAATCGGGGCGAACCCCTCACCCTGAATGGAACAAAATCACCAGCAGCCAAGGCCTACAGCAATATTGCTGGACGCCTGCAAGGCGAGGAGATTCCATTGGTGGATCCCTCCAAGGAGCGTTCGGGCCTGCGGGCCACAGTGCGCCGCTTGATGCAAACGAAGATCTTCTGA